One part of the Actinomyces howellii genome encodes these proteins:
- a CDS encoding PTS transporter subunit EIIB, which translates to MSIAADIVAGLGGRDNITDLEPCITRLRVEVVDQEKVDERALRATGAFGVVRSGRVVQVVVGPVADTLATEIAELD; encoded by the coding sequence ATGAGCATCGCAGCAGACATCGTCGCCGGACTGGGCGGGCGGGACAACATCACGGACCTCGAGCCCTGTATCACCCGCCTGCGCGTCGAGGTCGTCGATCAGGAGAAGGTCGACGAGCGGGCGCTGCGCGCCACAGGCGCCTTCGGTGTCGTGCGTTCGGGGCGCGTCGTCCAGGTGGTCGTCGGCCCTGTCGCCGACACGCTCGCCACCGAGATCGCCGAGCTCGACTGA